Proteins found in one Plasmodium gaboni strain SY75 chromosome 13, whole genome shotgun sequence genomic segment:
- a CDS encoding hypothetical protein (conserved Plasmodium protein, unknown function) produces the protein MSLNGVDLNTTDFINEKEEWMKKYENIELEYSALKKKFEEFSIDYKNKNEEIKNFAAIKKDMVLRYAYMKNENEFLKTQLNILILEKEDEEKKKRELMEINEKQKREIEGYKKIFEGVKSYSISFKKKNEEAEKKICTLIDNDILLKKDNILLKEVVKTSEKLNNINNNVNKLLQLEIDDTKKRLHAANKKIEDFYKSFNILKKNYLKYKQDNDKKMMLLIQSNDNLKNELEEKKHIQMYNDECKIHMDDFNRSNILLEYYEIKYKVNNMNKTILCNKMNMLYDDLYDEKRKEKNNEINIFIDNHKVNNNDIYNNNHMKENNNFHTLMDKLKNKILKEETNDDIYNLFFYNLSLHDYKKQIENIHKYYEEDIYVDENVDILIIQNNFHISYILKILNFNIKIMNDIIDCYNISQILLKYIYNTYLEKTIQHIYNSISIDIIEEKCCIRFGVFFFITLSNFLLCIIIYMKLMRSLDQDTYIKLIENEEIIKLFCVSKYILEKYMEKIRMKLFSSNTDYITLYMISHRLKELYYSVYCSNIKNKNKNKKKNKNNNNNNNNNNESDKKNNNSDNVLIHLKYINNDTLKDNTIYNIDHKNITSLELFCFLNFTLAISILLIIDTDMILECDCDINLQIEIVKKCKDMIQTIKVPKKIINLSIIPLNKYKMSFKNYIEHITNFQQVVTQNINPMEDTTRREKISNEFINNLSTQILNQLNIIEGECCTMYSINIDNEQNKDKKKKCVLYPLEICDIYIKIYNKIVSNKNKNMIEKKDIAQKDNIIKNLKNEIILLENKIKSIKSKMNVLIIKEEKSRKIHMDLNILKKEKEEYIQIINNLRKVQNNNNNEISYITKQYNDTKNKYMELLKNSEGKKKKKYQNNNKNMDEYSNIDNIYYMKKVINNLYYENFLNNINKYYYLYNQMDDHYCHNYDKLTSNIKGGITKNINKKRKDISKMESNDIINTTDVNDNIDSFGCNTCYNNTFHINNINNYTIEKFIRNNFISNHFYNNCEDNILFDDIYNCEIIKNRLSKNKNEYFKNKIFQYCFTNTYEFNDMNNKNIHIIDIIERYKNLKNEILIEILNTSNDDQIMCNKQSNLYKKKKKNYIHLYHKIIELKQKIKQYYHNYNITLYNQNNYSLNKILNITIQQNGANDQNDDISNSLENFNKMKSSYKYESQDKNYNDEQTLQINENKTLTKSHIKEDKIILGHDSLGHLIQNIFNI, from the exons ATGAGtttaaat GGGGTAGATCTAAATACTACAGATTTTATAAAC GAAAAAGAAGAGTGgatgaaaaaatatgaaaatatcGAATTAGAATACTCTGCcctcaaaaaaaaatttgaagAATTTTCTATAGACTACAAAAATAAgaatgaagaaataaaaaattttgcagcaataaaaaaggatatGGTACTTCGATATGCATACATG AAAAATGAAAACGAATTTCTTAAGACACAActgaatattttaatactagaaaaagaagatgaagagaaaaaaaaaagagaacTGATGGAAATAAACgaaaaacaaaaaagaGAAATAGAAGGGTACaagaaaatatttgaaGGAGTTAAAAGTTATAgtatatcatttaaaaagaaaaatgaagaagccgaaaagaaaatatgcACTCTTATtgataatgatatattattaaaaaaggataacatattattaaaagaagTTGTTAAGACAAGTGAGAaattgaataatataaataataatgtaaataaattattacaATTAGAAATTGATGATACGAAAAAAAGGTTGCATGCTGCGAATAAGAAGATTGAAGATTTTTATaaatcttttaatatattaaaaaagaattatttaaaatataaacaagataatgataaaaaaatgatgttattaatacaaagtaatgataatttaaaaaatgagTTAGAAGAAAAGAAACATATACAAATGTATAATGATGAATGTAAAATACATATGGATGATTTCAATAGatcaaatattttattagaatattatgaaataaaatataaagtaaataatatgaataaaacaattttgtgcaataaaatgaatatgttatatgatgatttatatgatgaaaaaagaaaagaaaaaaataatgaaataaatatatttattgaCAATCATAAagttaataataatgatatatataataataaccatatgaaggaaaataataattttcataCCCTAATggataaattaaaaaataagattttaaaagaagaaaCAAATGATGACATATACAATTTATTCTTTTACAATTTATCATTACATGATTATAAGAAACAAATAGAAAACATCCACAAGTATTATGAGGaagatatatatgtagATGAAAATGTGgacatattaataatacaaaataattttcatatttcttacatattaaaaatattgaattttaatataaaaataatgaatgATATCATAGattgttataatattagCCAGAtacttttaaaatatatatataatacatacTTAGAAAAAACAATccaacatatatataattctatCTCTATTGATATTATAGAAGAGAAATGTTGTATTAGATTTGgagtttttttttttattaccttatcaaattttttgttatgtataattatatatatgaaacTTATGAGAAGTTTAGATCAAGACacttatataaaattaatagaGAATGAggaaattataaaattattttgtgtgagtaaatatatacttgaaaaatatatggaGAAAATACGGATGAAATTGTTTTCTTCAAATACTGATTATATTACATTGTATATGATAAGTCACCGGTTAAAGGAGCTTTATTATTCTGTTTATTGttcaaatattaaaaataaaaataaaaataaaaaaaaaaacaaaaataataataataataataataataataacgaaagtgataaaaaaaataataatagtgataatgtattaattcatttgaaatatataaataatgacACTCTTAAGGATAAcacaatatataatatagatcataaaaatattacatctcttgaattattttgttttcttAATTTTACCCTTGCGATATCTATCCTTTTAATAATAGATACAGATATGATACTAGAATGTGATTGCGATATAAATTTACAAATAGAGATAGTTAAAAAATGTAAGGATATGATCCAAACGATTAAAGTTCCTAAGAAAATTATCAATCTTAGTATCATTCCActaaataaatataaaatgtcttttaaaaattatatagaaCATATAACTAATTTCCAACAAGTAGTAacacaaaatataaatccTATGGAAGATACAACAAGAAGAGAAAAAATTTCTAACgaatttataaataatttaagTACCCAAATTTTAAACcaattaaatataattgaAGGTGAATGTTGTACTATGTattctataaatatagataatgaacaaaataaagataaaaaaaaaaaatgtgtTTTATATCCCTTAGAAATATGcgatatatatataaaaatatataacaaaatagtatcgaataaaaataaaaatatgatagaaaaaaaagatatagcacaaaaggataatataataaagaatctaaaaaatgaaattattcttctagaaaataaaataaaatcaaTCAAAAGTAAGATGAATGTATTAATTATTAAGGAAGAAAAATCTAGAAAAATACATATGgatttgaatatattaaaaaaagagaaagaagaatatatacaaatcataaataatttaagaaaagttcaaaataataataataatgaaatttcatatattacaaaacaatataatgataccaaaaataaatatatggaattattaaaaaattcagaaggaaaaaaaaaaaaaaaatatcaaaataataataaaaacatgGATGAGTATTcaaatatagataatatatattatatgaaaaaggttataaataatttatattatgaaaacTTTCTAAATAACATtaacaaatattattatttatataaccAAATGGATGATCACTATTGTcataattatgataaattaacttctaatataaaaggaggaataacaaaaaatataaacaaaaaaagaaaagacATCTCAAAAATGGAAAgtaatgatattattaatacaaCTGATgttaatgataatattgatTCGTTTGGATGTAATACATGTTATAACAACACTTTTcatataaacaatattaataattatacaatagaaaaatttataagaaataattttattagtaaccatttttataataattgtgaggataatattttatttgatgatatatataattgtgaaattattaaaaatagaTTATCtaagaataaaaatgagtattttaaaaataaaatttttcaATACTGTTTTACAAATACATATGAATTTaatgatatgaataataaaaatatacacattatagatattatagaaagatataaaaatttaaaaaacGAGATTttaatagaaatattaaatacaAGTAATGATGATCAAATTATGTGTAACAAACAAAGTAATctatacaaaaaaaaaaaaaaaaattatattcatttatatcataaaatcatagaattaaaacaaaagataaaacaatattatcataattataatattactttatataatcaaaataattacTCCTTAAATAAAATACTAAACATAACCATTCAACAAAATGGTGCAAATGACcaaaatgatgatatatcAAATTCACtagaaaattttaataaaatgaaaagttcttataaatatgagAGTCAGGATAAAAACTATAATGATGAACAAACATtacaaataaatgaaaataaaactTTAACGAAATCTCATATTAAGGAagataaaattatattagGTCATGATTCTTTAGGACATCtaatacaaaatatatttaatatatag
- a CDS encoding putative GTPase codes for MILLQLTVVGYLNTGKTSLINSIMNNDIFTSYSHTPLPMIYYKVHKDKNRAFCVEIEDTSVDVDINNFTNMMRKEITTNSKNMKNPVFSYFENPSIQFQAHDPYNSISYGRMAYFLVFDLTNRSTFEYVKMIYLNMSSIYEKYYTLKPFISLVGNKSDLADENSPLVREAENFSNEHMVQLWLTSAYTGKNVKKLFLHTINMVYNNTNLWKYDIEESGSESSESLY; via the exons atgatattattGCAGTTGACTGTTGTAGGATATTTAAATACAGGAAAAACATCCTTAATAAATTCAATTATGAATAATGACATATTTACAAGTTATTCACATACCCCTTTGCCAAT gatatattataaagtTCATAAGGATAAAAATCGAGCTTTCTGTGTTGAAATAGAGGATACATCTGTTGATgttgatataaataattttacaAATATGATGAGGAAGGAAA TTACAACAAATAGTAAGAACATGAAGAATCCTGTATTTAGTTATTTCGAAAATCCGTCTATTCAATTCCAAGCACATGATCCTTACAATTCGATTAGTTATG GAAGAATGGCATACTTTCTTGTTTTCGATTTAACTAATCGATCAACTTTTGAATATGtgaaaatgatatatttaaatatgtctagtatttatgaaaaatattat acACTAAAACCATTTATATCTCTTGTGGGAAATAAATCTG atTTAGCAGATGAAAACAGTCCTTTAGTTCGAGAAGCAGAAAATTTTTC GAATGAACATATGGTTCAACTTTGGCTGACTTCAGCTTATACAGGAAAAAACGTAAAGAAG CTATTTCTTCATACTATTAATATGGTCTACAACAATACTAATTTATGGAAATATGACATAGAAGAa tcTGGATCTGAGTCGTCTGAAAGtttatattaa
- a CDS encoding putative step II splicing factor — protein sequence MWINKIGNKSASFINHKHFHPGNIKNLERVWLAEENEKKRKEEEEKYLKKREEQYKLYELKKQLRKNEEENKNDVHNILYDINKEFKKENSMKKKILHNNISNETIPNENIINKILIRSKYDEDIFLKNHRSIYGSYYDKEKNKWGFKCCKNIDKNSKCPNNTSCDYNINNNPIKKDLTKTKNKKKKKKKLTVDNSITAVLNKI from the exons ATGTGGATAAACAAAATAGGAAATAAAAGTGCTTCATTTATTAATCACAAGCATTTTCATCCAG gtaatataaaaaatttggAAAGAGTATGGCTAGCTGAGGAGAATGAAAAAAAACgaaaagaagaagaagaaaaatacCTAAAGAAAAGAGAGGaacaatataaattatatgaattaaaaaaacaattacgtaaaaatgaagaagaaaataaaaatgatgtacacaatatattatatgatataaataaagaattcAAAAAGGAGAATTcgatgaaaaaaaaaattttacataataatatttcaaatgAAACTATTccaaatgaaaatattataaataagaTACTTATAAGATCAAAATATGATGAAgacatatttttaaaaaatcataGATCTATTTATGGTTCTTATtatgataaagaaaaaaacaaatgGGGTTTCAAGTGTTGTAAGAATATAGATAAGAATTCAAAATGTCCAAATAATACAAGTTGtgattataatataaataataatcctattaaaaaagatttaacaaaaacaaaaaacaaaaagaagaagaaaaaaaaacttaCTGTTGATAATAGTATAACAGCTGttttgaataaaatatga